One genomic region from Streptomyces sp. NBC_01304 encodes:
- a CDS encoding S-(hydroxymethyl)mycothiol dehydrogenase — translation MSYEVRGVVAAKKGAPVEVQTIVVPDPGPGEVLVDVQACGVCHTDLHYREGAINDEFPFLLGHEAAGTIAAVGEGVTDLAPGDYVVLAWRAPCGRCRSCRRGRPWYCFDSLNATQPMTLLDGTPLSPALGIGAFAEKTLVAAGQAVKVDPAARPEAAGLIGCGVMAGYGAAVNTGGVSRGDTVAVIGCGGVGNAAIAGASLAGARRVIAIDIDNAKLAGAERFGATHTVNSRGTDPIEAVRELTGGFGVDVAIDAVGRPETYKQAFYMRDHAGIMVQVGVPDPEMKIEIPLIDVFSRGGAVKSSWYGDCLPTRDFPILIDQYLSGRLDLGGFVSETIALEQVEQAFTKMHHGQVLRSVVVL, via the coding sequence GTGTCGTACGAGGTCCGCGGTGTCGTAGCGGCCAAGAAGGGTGCGCCGGTCGAGGTGCAGACGATCGTCGTCCCCGACCCGGGCCCCGGCGAGGTCCTGGTGGACGTGCAGGCCTGCGGGGTCTGCCACACCGATCTGCACTACCGCGAGGGCGCGATCAACGACGAGTTCCCGTTCCTGCTCGGCCATGAGGCGGCCGGCACGATCGCGGCCGTCGGCGAGGGAGTCACCGACCTCGCACCCGGCGACTACGTGGTGCTCGCCTGGCGCGCCCCCTGCGGTCGCTGTCGTTCGTGTCGCCGCGGCCGCCCCTGGTACTGCTTCGACTCGCTCAACGCCACCCAGCCCATGACCCTCCTGGACGGCACCCCGCTCTCCCCCGCCCTCGGCATCGGCGCCTTCGCCGAGAAGACCCTGGTCGCGGCCGGCCAGGCCGTGAAGGTCGACCCGGCGGCCCGCCCCGAGGCGGCCGGCCTCATCGGCTGTGGCGTGATGGCCGGCTACGGCGCGGCGGTGAACACCGGCGGGGTCTCCCGCGGCGACACGGTCGCCGTCATCGGCTGCGGCGGCGTCGGCAACGCCGCGATCGCGGGAGCCTCCCTCGCCGGCGCCCGCCGGGTCATCGCCATCGACATCGACAACGCCAAGCTGGCGGGCGCCGAGCGCTTCGGCGCCACCCACACCGTCAACTCGCGCGGCACCGACCCGATCGAGGCGGTGCGCGAGCTGACCGGCGGCTTCGGGGTCGACGTCGCGATCGACGCGGTCGGCCGCCCGGAGACGTACAAGCAGGCCTTCTACATGCGCGACCACGCCGGGATCATGGTCCAAGTCGGCGTTCCTGACCCCGAGATGAAGATCGAGATCCCGCTGATCGACGTCTTCTCGCGCGGCGGCGCCGTCAAGTCGTCCTGGTACGGGGACTGTCTGCCGACCCGCGACTTCCCCATCCTCATCGACCAGTACCTGAGCGGCCGCCTCGACCTCGGCGGCTTCGTCTCGGAGACGATCGCGCTCGAGCAGGTGGAGCAGGCGTTCACGAAGATGCACCACGGCCAGGTGCTCCGCTCGGTGGTCGTCCTGTGA
- a CDS encoding bifunctional 3-phenylpropionate/cinnamic acid dioxygenase ferredoxin subunit encodes MIPVCRLEDLPEGESVRLDTAPPIAVFNADGELYAIDDTCTHQDASLSEGWLEDCQVECPLHAASFDLRTGQPTCLPARRPVRTHQVAVIDGMICVRPAAEEGSAA; translated from the coding sequence GTGATACCCGTCTGCCGTCTTGAAGACCTCCCCGAAGGCGAATCCGTCCGCCTCGACACCGCACCGCCGATCGCCGTGTTCAACGCCGACGGCGAGCTGTACGCCATCGACGACACCTGCACCCATCAGGACGCCTCGCTGTCCGAAGGCTGGCTGGAGGACTGTCAGGTCGAATGCCCGCTGCACGCCGCCTCATTCGACCTTCGCACGGGGCAGCCGACCTGCCTGCCCGCCCGCCGGCCCGTACGCACCCACCAGGTGGCCGTGATCGACGGCATGATCTGCGTCCGCCCGGCCGCCGAGGAGGGCAGCGCCGCATGA
- a CDS encoding roadblock/LC7 domain-containing protein — translation MTAPHTTPGTAGRTTGELNWLLDDLVSRVASIRKAVVLSGDGLPTGLSQNLSREDSEHLAAVASGFHSLAKGVGRHFDAGRVRQTVVELDDAFLFVTAAGDGSCLAVLSDADSDVGLVAYEMTLLVKRVGAHLATAPRTDLPAGG, via the coding sequence ATGACCGCACCACACACCACCCCAGGAACCGCAGGCCGCACCACCGGCGAGCTGAACTGGCTGCTCGACGACCTGGTCTCGCGCGTGGCCAGCATCCGCAAGGCGGTGGTGCTCTCCGGCGACGGCCTGCCCACCGGCCTCTCGCAGAACCTGAGCCGTGAGGACAGCGAGCACCTGGCCGCCGTGGCCTCCGGCTTCCACAGCCTTGCCAAGGGCGTCGGCCGGCACTTCGACGCGGGCCGGGTCCGGCAGACCGTCGTCGAGCTCGACGACGCCTTCCTGTTCGTCACGGCGGCCGGTGACGGCAGCTGCCTGGCGGTGCTCTCCGACGCGGACTCGGACGTCGGCCTGGTCGCCTACGAAATGACCTTGCTGGTCAAGCGGGTCGGCGCACATCTGGCCACCGCTCCGCGCACCGATCTGCCCGCCGGAGGGTAG
- a CDS encoding sensor histidine kinase gives MRFRGKSIRRKIVALLLVPLLSLTAIWGVATAFTWREADQLLDVSFIVEEVGYPIEDLVRLIQEERRQSVTYLADPRASDVPDKLRTQRAATDELVDHIRANAEDPDVRDELTGDSAAKLDSIIEGLGEVDSLRQSVDAGPKAITAARTLDHYSDLIDPCYSFLLTLHGLDDVEMDKQGRALVGLARARELLSREDALVGAALVSDNFDIEQLRLASALVAQRQLRVDISLEVLPTDERDRYQRYLRSPATTPLLQAEERVLESEPGKPRGITPARWDKAATDVLDDLAELSTAAGDRYQDRVQPHAIGVLLKAAGAGILGLFALLFSLGLSVRIGRGLVRDLTRLRKDAHEVSGVRLPSVMRRLAAGEQVDVETEAPRLEYDKDEMGQVGQALNTLQRAAVEAAVKQAGMRRGVSEVFVNLARRSQVLLHKQLTLLDTMERRTEDTEELADLFRLDHLTTRMRRHAEGLVILSGASPSRQWRKPVQLMDVVRAAVAEVEDYERIEVRRLPRIAVTGPAVADLTHLAAELLENATVFSPPHTAVQVHGERVANGFTLEIHDRGLGMTAEALLDANLRLAETPEFELSDTDRLGLFVVSRLAQRQNVRVSLQPSPYGGTTAVVFIPDALLTEAPDTDGAGLRLDGVVDPRGREVAGEKAAQLSQVPVALPGLAASVLDGPVELEAPVTTGRGVSRLAGLDDLGDLDDADSERGGLFRPRRHMPEGTGPRGEHQQARDAVGAEGESARPDRAGRLEPLGRPGGPVRSVGTGPEPGGAGSGSGPVPLPRRSRTPKLVSSHGRPVPQTRPRPAAEPGEPAPGRSPASEAGPAVDPVPTSQAATTADFTRGDSPDRTAAAADRGIDVPTANLPRRVRQASLAPQLKDAQEREPVRAQAPEERDADEVRSRMASLQRGWQRGRRDNGETSPSTDTATASADMGLADTSLAGTGPADTDLADTGPADTLPHAAPAPEAPPASDGPFASPAPDATTADSDATDPGAAPAETADAEAAASATEAESAAQAEQADEAEQADEAEPAEPAEEITAPHRTTPEGDGR, from the coding sequence ATGCGCTTTCGCGGGAAGTCCATCCGCCGGAAGATCGTGGCGTTGCTCCTGGTGCCGCTGCTTTCCCTGACCGCCATTTGGGGCGTTGCCACCGCCTTCACCTGGCGCGAGGCGGACCAATTGCTCGACGTGTCCTTCATCGTCGAAGAGGTCGGCTATCCGATCGAGGACCTGGTCCGGCTCATTCAGGAGGAACGCCGCCAGAGCGTCACCTACCTGGCCGACCCACGCGCCTCCGACGTACCCGACAAACTCCGCACCCAGCGCGCCGCCACCGATGAACTGGTGGACCACATCCGCGCCAATGCCGAAGACCCGGACGTCCGGGACGAGTTGACCGGTGACTCGGCGGCCAAGCTCGACTCGATCATCGAAGGGCTCGGCGAGGTCGATTCGCTGCGCCAGTCGGTCGATGCGGGCCCCAAGGCGATCACGGCCGCGCGGACCCTGGACCACTACAGCGACCTGATCGACCCCTGCTACAGCTTCCTGCTGACCCTGCACGGCCTGGACGACGTGGAGATGGACAAGCAGGGCCGCGCCCTGGTCGGCCTCGCCCGCGCCCGCGAGCTGCTCTCCCGCGAGGACGCGCTGGTCGGCGCCGCCCTGGTGTCCGACAACTTCGACATCGAGCAACTGCGGCTCGCCTCCGCCCTCGTGGCCCAGCGCCAGCTCCGCGTCGACATCAGCCTCGAAGTCCTGCCGACGGACGAGCGCGACCGCTACCAGCGCTATCTGCGCAGCCCCGCCACCACCCCGCTGCTCCAGGCCGAGGAGAGAGTCCTGGAGTCCGAGCCGGGCAAGCCGCGCGGCATCACCCCGGCACGCTGGGACAAGGCGGCGACCGATGTCCTGGACGACCTCGCCGAACTCAGCACAGCCGCGGGCGACCGCTATCAGGATCGGGTCCAGCCGCACGCCATCGGCGTCCTCCTCAAGGCGGCCGGAGCGGGCATCCTCGGCCTGTTCGCCCTGCTCTTCTCGCTGGGTCTGTCGGTACGCATCGGACGCGGCCTGGTCCGTGACCTGACCCGGCTGCGCAAGGACGCCCACGAGGTCTCCGGGGTCCGGCTGCCCAGCGTGATGCGCCGCCTCGCGGCCGGCGAGCAGGTCGACGTCGAGACCGAGGCACCCCGCCTCGAGTACGACAAGGACGAGATGGGCCAGGTCGGCCAGGCCCTCAACACCCTGCAACGGGCCGCCGTCGAGGCCGCCGTGAAGCAGGCCGGCATGCGGCGCGGCGTCTCCGAGGTCTTCGTCAACCTCGCCCGGCGCAGCCAGGTCCTGCTGCACAAGCAGCTCACGCTCCTCGACACCATGGAGCGCCGCACCGAGGACACCGAGGAGCTCGCGGACCTGTTCCGCCTGGACCACCTCACCACCCGCATGCGGCGGCACGCGGAGGGCCTGGTGATCCTCTCCGGCGCCTCCCCGTCCCGGCAGTGGCGCAAGCCCGTCCAGCTGATGGACGTCGTACGGGCCGCGGTCGCCGAGGTCGAGGACTACGAGCGCATCGAGGTCCGCCGGCTGCCCCGCATCGCCGTCACCGGGCCCGCCGTCGCCGACCTCACCCACCTCGCGGCCGAACTCCTGGAGAACGCCACGGTGTTCTCGCCCCCGCACACCGCGGTGCAGGTGCACGGCGAGCGGGTCGCCAACGGCTTCACCCTGGAGATCCACGACCGGGGCCTCGGCATGACGGCGGAGGCGCTGCTCGACGCCAATCTGCGGCTCGCGGAGACGCCCGAGTTCGAGCTGTCCGACACCGACCGGCTCGGCTTGTTCGTGGTCAGCCGGCTGGCCCAGCGGCAGAACGTCCGGGTCTCCCTGCAGCCGTCGCCGTACGGCGGTACCACCGCGGTCGTCTTCATCCCCGACGCCCTGCTCACCGAGGCCCCGGACACGGACGGCGCGGGCCTGCGGCTCGACGGCGTCGTCGACCCGCGCGGGCGCGAGGTGGCGGGCGAGAAGGCGGCGCAGCTGTCGCAGGTGCCGGTCGCCCTGCCGGGGCTTGCGGCGTCCGTCCTGGACGGGCCGGTCGAGCTGGAGGCGCCGGTCACCACGGGGCGCGGCGTGAGCAGGCTCGCCGGACTGGACGATCTGGGCGACCTCGACGACGCCGACAGCGAGCGCGGCGGCCTGTTCCGACCGCGCCGGCACATGCCCGAGGGCACCGGACCGCGCGGCGAGCACCAGCAGGCCCGCGACGCGGTCGGGGCGGAGGGTGAGTCGGCCCGGCCGGATCGCGCCGGACGGCTGGAGCCGTTGGGGCGCCCCGGAGGTCCCGTACGTTCCGTCGGCACGGGGCCGGAGCCGGGCGGCGCCGGCAGCGGCTCCGGACCGGTGCCGCTGCCCCGCCGCAGCCGGACGCCCAAGCTCGTGAGCTCGCACGGCAGGCCCGTACCGCAGACCCGGCCCCGCCCGGCAGCCGAGCCCGGCGAGCCCGCGCCCGGCCGCTCGCCCGCCTCGGAAGCCGGGCCCGCCGTGGACCCCGTACCGACCTCGCAGGCCGCCACCACGGCGGACTTCACGCGGGGCGACTCGCCGGACCGGACGGCCGCTGCGGCGGATCGCGGCATCGACGTGCCGACCGCGAACCTGCCCCGCCGGGTCCGCCAGGCCAGCCTGGCCCCGCAGTTGAAGGACGCGCAGGAGCGCGAGCCGGTGCGCGCGCAGGCTCCCGAGGAGCGTGACGCGGACGAGGTGCGCAGCCGGATGGCCTCGCTGCAGCGCGGCTGGCAGCGCGGTCGCAGGGACAACGGCGAGACCTCGCCGTCGACGGACACGGCCACCGCCTCGGCGGACATGGGCCTGGCCGACACGAGCCTGGCGGGCACGGGCCCGGCGGACACAGACCTGGCCGACACGGGCCCGGCGGACACGCTCCCGCATGCCGCTCCCGCACCGGAGGCCCCGCCCGCTTCCGACGGCCCCTTCGCGAGCCCTGCTCCCGACGCCACCACAGCAGATTCCGACGCCACCGACCCTGGCGCCGCCCCGGCCGAAACCGCAGACGCCGAAGCAGCCGCATCAGCCACGGAAGCCGAATCAGCCGCACAAGCTGAACAGGCCGACGAAGCTGAACAGGCCGACGAAGCCGAGCCAGCCGAACCGGCCGAAGAAATCACAGCACCACACCGCACCACACCGGAGGGGGACGGTCGATGA
- a CDS encoding GcvT family protein, which produces MSSTPENTAGPRVVVIGAGIVGCSLADELTARGWTDVTVLEQGPLPAPGGSTSHAPGLVFQTNPSKTLTEFAAYTVEKFVGLGAFRQVGGLELATTPERWADLHRRAGLAASWGVRGELITAARCKELWPLLDESRVLGGFLTPDDGLARAVEASRAQIERASGRGARFLDRHTVTGIEQSDGRVTGVVTDRGTFPADHVVSAAGFWGPVIGRMAGVDVPLLPLAHQYAKTSPLPQLPAGDGEASRPILRFQDRDLYFREHHDRLGIGSYAHRPLPVDPFAVPAYDDAPVMPTRMPSAAPFTPEDFAPSWEDCAWLMPDLARADVDEGFNGVFSFTPDGMPVLGESRDLRGFWLAEAVWVTHSAGVARAVAEWMTTGDPGIDLHECDLTRFEDAQRSPAYIAERGAQQFIEVYDVIHPLQPMDRPRPLRVSPFHARQAELGAYSLEGGGWERPHWFEANAPLTAGLELPDRDAWSARHWSPIAAAEAKATRERVALYDMTPLRRLEVSGPGSLGFLQYMTSNNLAKKPGSVTYTLLLDERGGIRSDLTVARLGKDRFQVGANSPTDLDRLLRHAPEDVQVRDITAGTCCVGVWGPLARELVQPLTRDDFSHAGFGYFRAKETYIGHVPVTALRLSYVGELGWELYTSADLGLRLWDTLWQAGQELGVVAAGRSAFNSLRLEKGYRAWGQDMTSEHTPFEAGVGFAVRKDKGDFLGRDALVELGEPVRKLTALTLDDPAAVVLGKEPVYVGGTPSGYVTSAAYGYTLGRCVAYAWLPALPSGTGVHIEYFGEKVPATVADEPLFDPKMTRIRR; this is translated from the coding sequence ATGTCCAGCACGCCTGAAAACACCGCAGGTCCCCGGGTGGTCGTCATCGGTGCCGGCATCGTCGGCTGCTCCCTCGCCGACGAGCTCACCGCCCGCGGCTGGACCGATGTCACGGTCCTGGAGCAGGGTCCGCTCCCGGCCCCCGGCGGTTCCACGTCCCACGCCCCCGGCCTCGTCTTCCAGACCAATCCGTCGAAGACGCTGACCGAGTTCGCCGCGTACACCGTCGAGAAGTTCGTCGGGCTCGGCGCCTTCCGGCAGGTGGGCGGCCTGGAGCTGGCCACCACCCCCGAGCGCTGGGCCGATCTGCACCGCAGGGCGGGGCTCGCCGCGTCCTGGGGCGTACGGGGCGAGCTGATCACCGCGGCGCGCTGCAAGGAGCTGTGGCCGTTGCTCGACGAGTCCCGGGTGCTCGGCGGATTCCTCACCCCGGACGACGGGCTCGCGCGAGCCGTGGAAGCCTCCCGAGCCCAGATCGAGCGGGCCAGCGGGCGGGGCGCCCGCTTCCTCGACCGGCACACCGTGACCGGCATCGAGCAGTCGGACGGCCGTGTCACCGGCGTCGTCACCGACCGCGGCACCTTCCCGGCCGACCACGTGGTCTCCGCGGCCGGATTCTGGGGCCCGGTGATCGGCCGGATGGCCGGGGTCGACGTGCCGCTGCTCCCCCTCGCCCACCAGTACGCGAAGACTTCGCCCCTGCCCCAACTCCCCGCCGGTGACGGGGAGGCGTCCCGCCCGATCCTCCGGTTCCAGGACCGCGACCTGTACTTCCGCGAGCACCACGACCGCCTCGGCATCGGCTCGTACGCCCACCGGCCCCTGCCGGTCGACCCGTTCGCCGTGCCCGCCTACGACGACGCACCGGTCATGCCGACGCGAATGCCTTCGGCGGCTCCCTTCACGCCGGAGGACTTCGCACCGAGCTGGGAAGACTGCGCCTGGCTGATGCCGGATCTCGCCCGGGCCGACGTCGACGAGGGCTTCAACGGCGTCTTCTCCTTCACTCCGGATGGCATGCCGGTCCTCGGCGAATCCCGTGACCTGCGCGGATTCTGGCTCGCGGAGGCGGTGTGGGTGACGCACTCGGCGGGCGTCGCGCGGGCCGTCGCCGAGTGGATGACCACCGGGGACCCCGGCATCGACCTCCACGAGTGCGACCTCACCCGCTTCGAGGACGCCCAGCGCTCTCCCGCCTACATCGCCGAGCGGGGCGCACAGCAGTTCATCGAGGTGTACGACGTCATCCATCCCCTGCAACCGATGGACCGGCCCCGCCCCCTGCGGGTCAGCCCCTTCCACGCGCGCCAGGCCGAGCTCGGCGCGTACAGCCTCGAAGGCGGCGGCTGGGAGCGCCCGCACTGGTTCGAGGCCAACGCCCCGCTGACCGCCGGGCTCGAACTGCCGGACCGGGACGCCTGGTCGGCCCGCCACTGGTCGCCGATCGCCGCCGCCGAGGCGAAGGCCACGCGGGAGCGGGTCGCCCTGTACGACATGACGCCGCTGCGGCGCCTGGAGGTCAGCGGGCCGGGCTCGCTCGGCTTCCTGCAGTACATGACGTCCAACAACCTGGCGAAGAAGCCGGGTTCGGTGACGTACACCCTGCTGCTCGACGAGCGCGGAGGCATACGTTCCGACCTGACCGTCGCCCGGCTCGGCAAGGACCGCTTCCAGGTGGGCGCCAACTCGCCCACCGACCTGGACCGGCTCCTGCGGCACGCGCCCGAGGACGTGCAGGTACGCGACATCACGGCGGGGACCTGCTGCGTCGGCGTATGGGGGCCGCTGGCAAGGGAGTTGGTGCAGCCGCTGACGCGCGACGACTTCTCGCACGCCGGGTTCGGGTACTTCCGGGCCAAGGAGACATACATCGGTCATGTGCCGGTCACCGCTCTGCGGCTGTCGTACGTGGGTGAGCTGGGCTGGGAGCTCTACACGAGCGCCGATCTGGGGCTGCGGCTCTGGGACACGCTGTGGCAGGCGGGGCAGGAGCTCGGGGTGGTCGCGGCCGGGCGGTCGGCGTTCAACAGTCTGCGCCTGGAGAAGGGCTATCGGGCCTGGGGCCAGGACATGACGAGTGAACACACGCCGTTCGAGGCGGGTGTCGGGTTCGCCGTGCGGAAGGACAAGGGCGACTTCCTCGGCCGGGACGCGCTCGTCGAACTGGGCGAACCGGTGCGGAAGTTGACCGCCCTGACGCTCGACGATCCGGCCGCCGTGGTGCTCGGCAAGGAGCCCGTGTACGTCGGTGGGACCCCTTCCGGATACGTCACCAGCGCCGCGTACGGCTACACGCTCGGCCGGTGCGTCGCCTACGCCTGGCTGCCCGCGCTGCCCTCCGGTACCGGCGTACACATCGAGTACTTCGGCGAGAAGGTGCCTGCGACGGTCGCCGAT
- a CDS encoding MBL fold metallo-hydrolase: MTTAGRARIERVVTSGTFSLDGETFDVDNNVWLIGDDEEVLIVDAAHDAHAIHQAVGGRGVTAIVCTHGHDDHIGAAAELAALTGAPVLLHPQDLQLWTAVHPDRKPDGELADGQRLYVAGIEVQVIHTPGHTWGSCSLHVPFLNTVCTGDTLFHGGPGATGRSFSDRPTLVTSVRGRLLTLPADTVVRTGHGEDTTIGAERANVPTS, translated from the coding sequence GTGACGACGGCGGGCCGGGCGCGCATCGAACGCGTCGTCACCTCGGGGACGTTCAGCCTCGACGGCGAGACTTTCGACGTCGACAACAACGTCTGGCTGATCGGTGACGACGAGGAGGTGCTGATCGTGGATGCGGCGCATGACGCGCACGCCATCCATCAGGCCGTGGGCGGCCGCGGGGTCACCGCGATCGTGTGCACGCACGGCCACGACGACCACATCGGCGCGGCGGCCGAGCTGGCCGCCCTGACCGGGGCGCCCGTCCTGCTGCACCCGCAGGATCTGCAGCTGTGGACCGCGGTCCACCCGGACCGCAAGCCGGACGGCGAACTCGCCGACGGACAACGGCTGTACGTCGCCGGGATCGAGGTCCAGGTGATCCATACGCCCGGCCACACCTGGGGCAGCTGCTCCCTCCATGTGCCCTTCCTCAACACGGTCTGCACCGGCGACACCCTGTTCCACGGCGGCCCCGGCGCCACCGGCCGCTCCTTCTCGGACCGCCCCACCCTCGTGACGTCCGTGCGCGGACGCCTCCTGACGCTGCCCGCGGACACCGTCGTCCGCACCGGGCACGGCGAGGACACCACCATCGGCGCCGAGCGCGCCAACGTGCCGACCTCGTAA
- a CDS encoding IclR family transcriptional regulator: MTGKSDSNGNTRNNGSSVQSVDRAVSVLEILAELGEAGVTEIADALEVHRSTAFRLLGVLENRGLVGQAQDRGKYFLGAGVLRLAGAAAVRLDISQEGAPVCRELADELGETVNIAVLDDDAAVNIMQARGPSAVTAQNWLGRRTPLHATSSGKVLLAHLPTTLREGLLARSLPRFTEHTVTGSAALRTELKSVTELGYAQAREELEVGLTAVAAPVRAHDGKVIGAISVSGPVYRLTEDRLDQLSERAVVVAGDLSRRMGYGF, from the coding sequence ATGACTGGCAAGAGCGACAGCAACGGCAACACCCGCAACAACGGCAGCTCCGTACAGTCCGTGGACCGCGCGGTGAGCGTCCTCGAAATCCTCGCCGAGCTGGGCGAAGCGGGCGTCACGGAGATCGCCGACGCGCTGGAGGTGCACCGCTCGACGGCGTTCCGGCTGCTCGGCGTGCTGGAGAACCGCGGCCTGGTGGGGCAGGCCCAGGATCGCGGAAAGTACTTTCTGGGCGCGGGAGTTCTGCGTCTGGCCGGGGCGGCCGCGGTGCGCCTGGACATATCCCAGGAGGGTGCCCCGGTCTGCCGGGAGCTCGCCGACGAGCTGGGCGAGACGGTGAACATCGCGGTCCTGGACGACGATGCCGCGGTCAACATCATGCAGGCGCGCGGGCCGTCCGCCGTCACCGCGCAGAACTGGCTGGGCCGGCGCACCCCGCTGCACGCCACCTCCAGCGGCAAGGTCCTGCTCGCCCATCTGCCGACCACCCTGCGCGAGGGCCTGCTCGCGCGCAGCCTGCCCCGCTTCACCGAGCACACGGTGACCGGCTCCGCGGCCCTGCGCACCGAGCTGAAGTCTGTCACGGAGCTCGGATACGCCCAGGCCAGAGAGGAGTTGGAGGTGGGCCTGACGGCCGTGGCGGCGCCGGTGCGGGCGCACGACGGCAAGGTCATCGGGGCCATCAGCGTCTCGGGGCCGGTGTACCGGCTGACCGAGGACCGGCTCGACCAGCTGTCCGAGCGGGCGGTGGTGGTCGCCGGGGACCTCTCGCGGCGGATGGGGTACGGATTCTGA
- a CDS encoding DUF742 domain-containing protein: MTAEDAAGQTGISGNGAHWFDDDAGPVVRPYAMTRGRTTSAGQHRLDLIAVVVAQTHADDPEADQTLAPEHVDIVELCRSAPQSVAELASELDLPIGVVRVLIGDLVADELVHVTRPVPPAELPDESILRDVISGLRAL; encoded by the coding sequence ATGACTGCTGAGGATGCCGCCGGCCAGACCGGGATATCCGGCAACGGGGCCCACTGGTTCGACGACGACGCCGGACCGGTGGTGCGCCCGTACGCCATGACGCGCGGCCGCACGACCAGCGCGGGCCAGCACCGCCTCGACCTGATCGCGGTGGTCGTCGCCCAGACGCACGCCGACGACCCGGAGGCGGACCAGACCCTCGCGCCCGAGCACGTCGACATAGTCGAACTGTGCCGCAGCGCCCCGCAGTCCGTCGCCGAACTGGCCTCGGAGCTCGACCTGCCCATCGGGGTCGTCCGGGTGCTCATCGGCGATCTCGTGGCCGACGAACTGGTGCACGTCACCCGCCCCGTCCCCCCGGCGGAACTGCCGGACGAGAGTATCCTGCGCGATGTGATCAGCGGTCTGCGCGCGCTCTGA
- a CDS encoding NAD(P)/FAD-dependent oxidoreductase, with the protein MRTVTVVGASLAGLYAVRALRAQGFDGRLVVIGAEGRLPYDRPPLSKSYLTGPPDEEQVALCDPEELADLAAEWLLGVPARGLDARARDVVLADGRTVHTDGVVIATGARARPLPGPPLGGVHLLRTLDDARALRDRLHEGARRIVVIGGGFIGAETASSCAALGHEVTVVEAARLPLLPQLGPDMAEFCAGLHERRGVRLRCGTGVAALHGPREVTSVELADGARLPADLVVVGIGAAPNTAWLQDSPLAAPDLDRGVACDAGCVTALANVVAVGDVARVGGERAEHWTSATEQPAVAVRNLLAGRTVEAVRGVPYFWSDQYGARIQFAGRRRPGDGVRIAEGSPAEGSLLARYERAGRTTAVLAVDRPRPFMRVRRELRAGEADMGVSQAAAASL; encoded by the coding sequence ATGAGAACGGTCACCGTGGTGGGCGCCTCGCTCGCGGGCCTGTACGCGGTGCGGGCCCTGCGCGCGCAGGGGTTCGACGGCCGGCTCGTCGTGATCGGCGCGGAGGGCCGGCTGCCGTACGACCGTCCGCCGCTGTCGAAGAGCTACCTCACGGGCCCGCCCGACGAGGAACAGGTGGCCCTGTGCGACCCGGAGGAGCTCGCCGACCTCGCTGCCGAGTGGCTTCTCGGCGTCCCCGCCCGCGGTCTGGACGCCCGCGCGCGGGACGTCGTCCTGGCCGACGGGCGTACCGTCCACACGGACGGCGTGGTCATCGCCACCGGGGCCCGTGCCCGGCCGCTGCCGGGCCCGCCCCTCGGCGGCGTACACCTGCTGCGCACGCTCGACGACGCCCGCGCCCTGCGGGACCGACTGCATGAAGGCGCCCGCCGGATCGTGGTGATCGGCGGCGGCTTCATCGGGGCCGAGACCGCCTCCTCGTGCGCCGCGCTCGGCCATGAGGTGACCGTGGTCGAGGCGGCGCGGCTGCCGCTGCTGCCCCAACTGGGCCCCGACATGGCCGAGTTCTGCGCCGGGCTGCACGAGCGGCGTGGGGTCCGCCTGCGCTGCGGCACCGGCGTGGCGGCGCTGCACGGCCCGCGCGAGGTCACTTCCGTGGAACTCGCGGACGGGGCCCGGCTGCCCGCCGACCTGGTCGTCGTGGGCATCGGGGCCGCGCCGAACACGGCCTGGCTGCAGGACTCCCCGCTCGCCGCACCGGACCTGGACCGGGGCGTCGCCTGCGATGCGGGCTGTGTCACCGCACTGGCGAACGTCGTCGCCGTCGGCGATGTGGCGAGGGTCGGCGGGGAGCGTGCCGAGCACTGGACCAGCGCCACCGAGCAGCCCGCCGTGGCCGTACGCAACCTCCTGGCCGGCCGTACCGTCGAGGCCGTGCGTGGTGTGCCGTACTTCTGGTCGGACCAGTACGGAGCCCGCATCCAGTTCGCGGGCCGCCGCCGACCCGGCGACGGCGTCCGCATCGCCGAGGGCTCCCCGGCCGAGGGCAGCCTCCTCGCCCGCTATGAGCGCGCGGGCCGTACGACCGCGGTGCTCGCGGTGGACCGGCCCCGGCCCTTCATGCGCGTACGCAGGGAACTGCGGGCGGGGGAGGCGGACATGGGGGTGTCGCAGGCGGCAGCCGCAAGCCTGTGA